In Lotus japonicus ecotype B-129 chromosome 5, LjGifu_v1.2, one genomic interval encodes:
- the LOC130719946 gene encoding ubiquitin C-terminal hydrolase 12-like, which yields MGPVKMGVEWNIKCHADKLYSDYICIDGFQWLIHIFPNNNKLSCLLVPGDLSDLPQFWTRLECFKLALIDQTNGQKITAEEYQHKYTQGMHDWHWGCERFINLSKLPNTHGFIKNDTCIFEADISVTSRDERANHACQVASKPATSVKMEPDKLSFGWNIKCHADKLYSEYICTGGFRWLILIFPNANKLSCLLVPGDLSDLPQFWTKLEYFKLTLIDQTNGQKITAEEYQHCKIKVLI from the exons ATGGGGCCTGTCAAAATGGGAGTTGAATGGAATATCAAATGCCATGCCGATAAGCTTTACTCGGACTATATCTGCATCGATGGCTTTCAATG GCTCATTCATATTTTTCCAAATAACAACAAATTGTCATGTTTACTGGTTCCTGGGGATCTCTCTGATTTGCCTCAATTCTGGACCAGACTTGAATGTTTCAAGCTGGCCCTCATTGATCAAACTAATGGTCAAAAGATAACAGCTGAAG AATATCAACACAAGTACACTCAAGGCATGCATGATTGGCACTGGGGTTGCGAGAGGTTCATAAATTTATCTAAGCTTCCTAACACCCATGGCTTTATCAAGAATGATACTTGTATTTTTGAAGCTGACATTTCTGTTACAAGTCGAGATGAACGTGCGAATCATGCATGTCAAGTAGCTAGCAAACCTGCTACCAGTGTTAAAATGGAACCTGACAAATTGAGTTTTGGATGGAATATCAAATGCCATGCCGATAAGCTTTATTCAGAGTATATCTGCACCGGTGGCTTTCGATG GCTCATTCTTATCTTTCCAAATGCCAACAAATTGTCATGTTTATTGGTTCCTGGGGATCTCTCTGATTTGCCTCAATTCTGGACCAAACTTGAATATTTCAAGCTGACCCTTATTGATCAAACTAATGGTCAAAAGATAACAGCTGAAG AATATCAACACTGtaagatcaaagttttgatctag